From the genome of Fundidesulfovibrio terrae:
GGAATCCGAAGGCAAAGGGTTCCGGCAGGATAGTCCTGCCGGAACCCTTTTTTTGTTTGTACGGTGAAACAAAGGAGGAACCATGAAAAAGAACGGCAAGAAAGACGTGATCGCCTTCAGGAAATCCTGCAAGGCCGACGGCACCGGACTGTCCCACTACATCCTGATGGATCCCAAGAAATAACGATGTCCCAGCCGTCTTCCAAAGCGGCCCCCGGCGGGGGCCGCTTCTTCAACACAGGCATGAGTCCCTCCCTGCAGCCCGTGGACATCGGCCACCGCGACTACATGGCTGTGGTCGATCCGGACACGGCCTTCTGGGCGCTGGTGCGCAAGGAGAAGCTCGGTCAGACCCTGACCGGGCGCGCGTTCATGGCCGCCTACGAGCAGAAGGCCCAGGAATTCGCGCAGGAAATGCATCGCCTGCGCTTCGGCCTCAAACCCTCGGCGGTCTATTTCAACCCCACTGAGCGTTGCAACCTCAACTGCGCCTACTGCTACATCCCGTCGGAGCTGCGCTCGCACGGCGAGCACATGTCCAAGCCCAGGCTGCTGGAGGCCCTGGACAGGCTCAAAGCCCACTTCCGGGCCACGCTCCCGGAGGGAACACGCCCCCAGATCATCTTTCACGGCGCTGAGCCCATGCTCAACCGGGAGGCCATGTTCGCCGGGATAGAACGCTACCGAGGCGATTTCCGGTTCGGCGTCCAGACCAACGCCACGCTCCTGGACGACGAGGCCATTTCGTTTCTCATGGACAACGGCGTGGGCGTCGGCATCTCGCTTGACGGCCACAGTGCGGTCGTGGCCGACCGCGCCCGGGTCACGTGGGGCGGGGACGGCGTGTCGCGGCAAGTGAACGCTGTCATGGAAAAGCTGCGCGGCTACTCCGCGTTCAACGTCATCTGCACCGTGACCAGCCTGAACATCCGTTCGCTGCCGAAGATCGTGGAGTATTTCCACTCCCGCGAGGTTTCCACCTGCTTGCTGAACATGGTGCGCTGCACCCTGCCCGGGGCGCGGGAAATCAAGCCCGACGAGGACGAGGCCGCCAAGTGGTTCGTCAAGGCGTTGGAACGCTCCCACGAGTTGTACGCCAAGACCGGGCGCAAGCTGGTGGTGGCCAACTTCGCCAACATTCTGCTGGCGGTCATGGCTCCCACCGCGCGCCGCCTCATGTGCGACATCTCGCCCTGCGGCGGCGGACGGTGCTTCTTCGCCCTGGCCCCCAGCGGGGACATCTTCCCGTGCAGCGAGTTCATCGGCCTGCCGGACTACAAGGGCGGCAACTTGTTCTCGGACAGCCTTGATGACGTCCTGCAAAGCAAACCCTTCCTGGCAGTCACCGGCCGCAAGGTGGAGGACATCGAGGACTGCGCGCGTTGCGCCATCAGGCATTTCTGCGGTTCGCCGTGTCCGGCAGAGGCGGCTGAGATGAATGGCGGCATGGAGAAGAAGGGCGCGTTCTGCCGTTTCTACGAAGAACAAGTGCGCTACGCCTTCAGGCTGATCGCCGACGGGCGCGCTGACGACTTCCTGTGGGAAGGTTGGGACGACGGCGTGGAGACGAAGTTCGATTTGACGTCGGTGTAACGGACGGGCCGGGGGCGCGTAGCGCCTCCGGCCTTATCTTATCGTTGTTCGCGCGTGTGTATCTGGTTGGAGATGACGCTCTCGACCCTGTCCAGAACGGATTGATGTTCGACAATGCGTCCAGCATCAATATCGTCCAAGGTCTCCAGTGTGAGTCGTTTTTGCTCCACCTCGATAAAATCTATCGACTGAGATTTCATCGCTAAATCCCGTTTATTGCCGGGTCCAGGGGGAGGCTTCTCCCCCTGGCCGCCGGAGGCATCTTTATTCTTACTCGCCTTTCTCCAACGCGATCAGATCATCATAAGTCTCCCTCTTCCTGGCCAGGATCACCTCGTCGCCGTCCACCAGCACCTCGGCAGCCCTGGGGCGCGAGTTGTAATTGGACGACATGGTGAACCCGTAGGCCCCGGCCGAGAACACGGCCAGCAGCTCCCCGGACTCCACGGCGGGGATGTCGCGGTCACGTGCAAGGAAGTCGCCGGATTCGCAGATGGGGCCGACCACGTCCACGTTGAGGACCTGGCGTCCTTTGGGGGTCACTTCCTTGATGCCATGGAAAGACCCGTAAAGGGAGGGGCGCACCAGGTCGTTCATGGCGGCGTCCACGATGATGAAGTCCTTGGAGGGGGTCTTCTTGGTGTAGACCACTTCGGTGAGCAGGATGCCGGAGTTGCCGGCGATGACGCGACCGGGCTCAAGGATAAGGGTCATGGGGTGGTCTTTCAGCACGCCGGTCAGGGCTTTGCCGAATTCAGCCGGGTGGGGCGGCTCTTCCTCGTTGTAGGTGATGCCGAGGCCGCCGCCCAGGTCGAGGTATTCGATGCGGATGCCCATGGCCTTCAGGCGGTCGTAGAACCGGATGATGCGGTCCAGGGCCTCCATGAAGGGCTCCAGGGTGGTGAGCTGGGAGCCGATGTGGCAGTCGATGCCCACGGGCTCGATGTTGGGCAGGGTCACGGCCTTGGAGTAGGCGGCCAGGGACTGCTCGATGTCCATGCCGAACTTGTTCTTCTTCAGGCCCGTGGAGATGTAGGGGTGGGTCTTGGGATCCACGTCGGGGTTGATGCGCAGGCTGATGCGCGCGGTCTTGCCCATGTCCGAGGCCACGGCGGACAGGCGTTCCAGCTCGCCCATGGACTCCACGTTGAACATGAGGATGTCAGCGGCCAGGGCTTGGCGCATTTCGGCCTCGCGCTTGCCCACGCCGGAGTAGACGATCTTGGAGGCGGGCACGCCAGCGGCCAAGGCGCGGTGCAGTTCGCCGCCGGAGACGATGTCCATGCCCGCGCCGCAGTCCTTGAGGAGTCCAAGCAAGCTCAGGTTGGAGTTGGCCTTCACCGAATAGCAGGTGATGTGGGGCAGGCCGTCGAAGGCCGAGTCGAACGCCTTGAAGTGGCGGCGCAGCGTGGCTGCGGAGTAGACGTAGAGCGGGGTGCCGTACTGCTTGGCCAGTTCGGCGGCGGGGACGCCCTCGGCGAAGAGCTGGCCGTCCTTGTACTCGAAGAAATTCATGCGCTTAGTCTCCTTGCGTATTCGTGTCCCCGCTCCACTTGGATTTCCAGTCGCCCAGGATGTTCAGGGCTTCCAGCGGGGTGATCCTGTCAAGTTTGAGGTTCTTGAGCTCCACCAGAAGCTGATGCTCCTGGCGCGGCGCTTCCTGCGCGGGCGCGTCCTTTCCGGGCAGGCCCGGAAGGAGCGTCTGGCAGGTGGGCAGCGGCGCGGGAGCGAAATTCTTGGCGTCCCGGGCCTTTTTCTCGAGCCCCGCCAGCACGTCCTTGGCGCGTTGCACCACCTTGGCGGGCACGCCTGCCAGGCGGGCCACCTCGATGCCGTAGCTGCGGTCGGACGGCCCGGGCACGAGGCGGCGCAGGAAAATGATGTCGCCTCTCCATTCCTTGACCGCAATGTTGACGTTTCGCAAGCCCTGGAGCTTGCCCTCGAGCTGGGTCAGTTCGTGGTAGTGGGTGGCGAAGAGGGTGCGGATGCCGCCCTGGTCCTTGGAGTCGGGCTTGCGGCCCCGGCCGCAGAGTTCCTCCACAACGGCCCAGGCCAGGGCCAGGCCGTCGAAGGTGGACGTGCCGCGCCCGATCTCGTCCAGGATGACCAGGCTCTTTTTCGTGGCCTGGCGCAGGATGCGGGCGGTCTCCATCATCTCCACCATGAAGGTGGACTGCCCCTGGGCCAGGTTGTCCGATGCCCCCACGCGCGAGAAGATGCGGTCGGTGAGCCCCAGGTGGGCCTTGGCCGCCGGGACGTAGGAACCGATCTGGGCCAGAAGCGACAGGATGGCCACCTGCCTCAGTACCGTTGACTTGCCCGCCATGTTGGGGCCGGTGATGAGCAGAAGCCGCGTGTCGCCGGTGAGGTGCAGGTCGCTCGGGATGTAGTTGGCGGCGCCCTGCACGGCCTCCACGGCGGGATGGCGTCCGGCCTGGATGGTGATGTCCAGCCCGGTGTGCAGGGTGGGGCGGGTCCATTCGAAGCGGCGGGCGGCGTCGGCCAGGGCCTGCCAGTAGTCCAGGGAAGCCAGGGCCGAGGCCATGGACTTGAAGCGGGTCTGGGCCTTCGCCACCGTCTCGCGCAGCTCGCCGAAGAGGCGGTATTCCAGGTCCTTGCGGCGTTCGCTGGCCGAGAGGAGCTTGTCTTCCAGCTCCTTGAGAGCGGGGGTGATGTAGCGTTCGGCGTTGGCCAGGGTCTGGCGGCGCACGAAGTGGTCCGGGACCTTGTCGGATGCGCGCGTGAGCTCGAAATAGTAGCCGAACACCCGGTTGTAGCCGAGCTTCAAGCGGGGCAGGGCGTTGGCCTGCTGCTCCTCTTCCAGGAGTTCCTTGAGCTTGCCCTCGCCGTGCTCGGTGAGCTCCATGAGTTCGTCGAGCTTGGGGTCATAGCCAGCCCGGAAGAGACCGCCCTCGGTGATCACGGCCGGAGGCGTGTCGGCCAGGGCGGAGAGGAGCAGGTCGCGGATGTCCTCCAGGCTGTCCCAGGCGGCCAGGATGTCCGCCAGGGCTTTGGGCTTCTCCAGGGTGAAGGCGCCCTCGTCCAGGCCGTCGGCGGTGAGCCGGCGGTAGAGCTTGGGCAGGGCGGTCAGGCTGTGGCGCAGGGCCAGGAAGTCCTTGGGGGTGGCCCGGCCCAGGAAAATGCGCGTGGAGAGGCGCTCCAGGTCGTAGACGTCGTCCAGCGCGTCGCGCACGGACTCGCGCAGTATGTCTTCCTTGAAGAAGAAGCGCACGGCCTCCTGATTGGCCAGGATGGGCTCCATGTCCACCCAGGGCTGGCGCAGGCGCGTTTCCAGTAGGCGTCCGCCCATGGGGGTGGTCGTGCGGTCCAGAACGTGCCAGAGCGTGCCCTGTCCCTTTCGTCCGTCCAGGCGGCGGAAGATCTCCAGATTGCGCTCGGTGACTTCGTCTATGAGCAGATGGCGGCTCAGATTGACCGGACGGAAGGACGAGAGATGGCCGAGTTCCTGCTTCTGGGTCTGGGCCAGGTAGGAGAGAATGGCCCCCATGGCCCTCACCAACTGCGGCTTGTCGGAGACGTCCAGGGCGTCCAGGCTGGCCACGTCCTGGGCTTCGAGCACGCGCTGGGTGGCGGCCCCCAGGTCGAAATGCGGCTTGTGGGGATAGTTGGTGATCTGGATGCCCAGTTCCGGAAGGTGGCGCGGCGGGGCTTTCATGTCCGGCAGCAGGAGCTCCTTGGGGTGGATCTTCTCCACCCACTGCCAGAGCTGGGCCTCGTCGCGGGAGAAAAGCCCCTCCCACTCGCCGGTGGAGAACTCGATCCAGGCCAAGCCCCCGGCGCGCTCGTCGGGCTCCCAGAAGAGGGCGGCCAGGTAGTTGTTCTCCTTGGCCTGGAGGTTGATGTCGTCCACCACGGTGCCCGGGGTGAGCACCCGCGTCACTTCGCGCTTGACCAGCCCCTTGGCCTGCCTGGGGTCTTCCACCTGGTCGCAGATGGCCACCTTGTAGCCCTTCTCCAGGAGCTGGCTCACGTAGCCGGTCATGGCGTGGTGGGGCACGCCGCACATGGGCACGGGGGAGTCGGAGTTCTTGTCGCGCGAGGTCAGCGCGATCTGGAGCTCCCGGGCGGCCACCTCGGCGTCCTCGAAGAAGAGCTCGTAGAAGTCTCCCATGCGGTACATGAGCAGGCAGTCGGGGTACTCTCCCTTGATGGAGAGGTACTGCTCGAGCATTGGGGTGAGCTTGACGGTGCTCATGGCGTGGGGAGGGTCTTATTTACGTTTTTGTAAAAATAGGCCTGTTCGGGCATGGCCTCACCTTGCCCGGACATTCTCGTCGCGTCAACAGGCAAAACGGCCGGACGCGCGGAGGCGTCCGGCCGCATGATCTCGAAGGGGCGGATACTATGCCTTGGCCTCGGGCTCGGCGGCCGGAGCCGGGGCGGGCGCGGGGGTGACGATGCTCTGCTTGGCCTTCAGGGCGTCCAGCTCGTACTGCAGGCTCTGGGCCTTGGACTGGGCGTCGCGGCAGACGGAGCCCACGCGGATGCGGTCGACGACGAAGAAAATGGTGCTGAACAGAGCGCCCAGCACGAAGAACACCAGCACCACCATGTAGAACGGCAGCGGCTGGGCCTGCCAGTTCAGTGTGAACATGTTGAACTTCAGTTCGAGCACGGTGGACAGCTGGGCTTGGTTCTGGACGAAGAACACCATGAAGAACAGGAAGAACGCCACCAGCAGGACGAACTTGATGAAACGCATAACCGCCTCCCTCGTCAGATGTTGCGAAATGGGGCCGCGCCGTCGAAGCGCGGTTTGATCCGGTCGTATGTGTCGAGCAGAAGCTCGGGAATCACGTGCGTCTGGCCGAACACGGCCATGAAGGAATTGTCGCCGTTCCAGCGCGGCACCAGCTGGAAGTGCAGGTGCGCCGCGATGCCGGACCCGGCCGCCTCGCCCAGGTTGAGCCCGGCGTTCACCCCGTGTGGCCGGAAGGCGTCCTTGATGATGGCCACGGCCGCCTGCAGGGCAAGCATGGCCTCGGCGCATTCCTCGCTGGTGAGCTCGGTCAGGCAACTGACGTGGCGGTAAGGGCAGATCATGAGGTGTCCGCTGTTGTAGGGGAACTTGTTCATGATCACGTAGCAGTGGTCGGCGCGGGCCAGCACCAGGCGGTCGCGGTCCTCGCCGGTGTGCTCCGGGATGCAGAAGACGCAGCTGTCCGGCTTGGGACCCAGGATGTAGTCCATGCGCCAGGGAGCCCAGAGCACGTCCATCAGCCGTTCACCAGGGTCTTGAGGATGTCCATGGCCTCGTCGGCGCCCTTGGCCGGGCGCACGCCTTCGATGCCGGACCAGTGGCCCAGGGCCACCACGGGGATGCCGGACTTGAGCGCCAGGCCGATCTCGGAGAGCGTGCCCGCGCCGCCTTCCACGGCCACGGCTGCGTCGCCGTTCTTGACCACGAGGAAGTTGCGCATGTGGCCGAGCCCGGTGATGACGGGCACGTCCACGAATTCGTTGGCCTGGGCGAAGTCGAGCCCAGGCAGGATGCCCACGGTGCGGCCTCCGGCGGTCTTGGCCCCCCGGCAGGCGGCCCGCTGCACGCCCATGCGCCCTCCGCAGACCAGGTCGAAGCCGTTTTCGGCAATGAGAAAGCCGAGGCGTTCGGCCAAAGCTTCTGTTTCCGGGCCGCACGTGCCGGCCCCGATGACGGAAATGCGCTTTTTCATTCCTGATTTCCACCCGGTGGGGTTCGGGGACCATACACGCTCGCAGCCTCCAGGGCAAGCCGCCGCGGGGCTTGTCTGTCCGGGCTCTTCCGGGCATTTTGGGGCCATGTTCGAATTCGTTCCCAAGGACTTCCCCACCGACCCCGGCGTTTATCTCATGAAGAACGCCCAGGGAAAGGTGCTCTACGTGGGCAAGGCCGTGAACCTGCGGTCGCGGCTGTCGTCGTATTTCCGGGGCGAGGTGCCCCATCCCAAGACCCGCGCCCTGGTGGCCAGGATCGCGGGCGTGGACGTTCTGGTGACGGCCACGGAAAAGGAGGCCCTGCTCCTGGAGGCCAGCCTCATCAAGAAGCACCGGCCGCGCTACAACATCGTGCTGCGCGACGACAAGAGCCACATCCTCTTCAAGCTCGACAAGACCCACGATTTTCCCAAGATCGCCTTCACCCGCCGCGTGGTGCGCGACGGTTCCACCTACTTCGGTCCCTTCACCTCGGCCCAGGCCGCCCGCAAAACCTGGCGCGAGCTCAACAAGCTTTTTCCCCTGCGCAAGTGCCGCGACGCCTCCTTCTCCAACCGCGTGCGCCCTTGCCTGTACCACTTCATCGGCCAGTGCCTGGCCCCCTGCGTGGGCAACATCTCCAAGGAGGACTACGCCGTTCTGGTCAGGCGGGTGGAAGCCTTTCTGTCCGGGCGCTCCGGGGACGTACTCAAGCGGGTGGAGCGCGAGATGCTGGAAGCCTCTGAAGCCCTGCTCTTCGAGCGGGCCGCCGAACTGCGGGACCTGCTCACAGCCATGCGCGCCACCGTGGAGGGGCAGGCCGCCGTGCTGCCCAATCACGCCGACCTGGACGCCATAAGCGTGTTCGCTGCCGGGGGCGGCATGGGGCTCTCGGTGCTCTTCGTGCGCCAGGGAAGGCTCCTGGACCGGGCCAACTTCTTCTGGCCCGACTTCTCCGAGGACGAACTGCCCGAGGCCCTGCCGAGCTTTCTTACCCAGTACTACCGGCCGGAGAGCTTCATCCCCGCCCGCGTCCTGCTGCCCGCGCGCCTGATCGCAGTCATGGGGGAGCAGGACGTGTCCATGGCGGCGGAGGTGCTGGCCGAGCGGCGCGGGGGAAAAGTCGTGGTCACGGCCCCAAGATCCGCCGAGGAGGAGCGCTTGCTTGAGATCGCGGCGGCCAACGCGGCCCGCGCCGTGAGCGAGGCCCGCGACAAGGGCTCGGAGGAATCCATGCCCGCGCTCATCGGGCGCAAGCTCCAGGTGGGGCGCGAGATTGGGCGCATC
Proteins encoded in this window:
- a CDS encoding HIT family protein; its protein translation is MDVLWAPWRMDYILGPKPDSCVFCIPEHTGEDRDRLVLARADHCYVIMNKFPYNSGHLMICPYRHVSCLTELTSEECAEAMLALQAAVAIIKDAFRPHGVNAGLNLGEAAGSGIAAHLHFQLVPRWNGDNSFMAVFGQTHVIPELLLDTYDRIKPRFDGAAPFRNI
- a CDS encoding TIGR00725 family protein, whose translation is MKKRISVIGAGTCGPETEALAERLGFLIAENGFDLVCGGRMGVQRAACRGAKTAGGRTVGILPGLDFAQANEFVDVPVITGLGHMRNFLVVKNGDAAVAVEGGAGTLSEIGLALKSGIPVVALGHWSGIEGVRPAKGADEAMDILKTLVNG
- the cbpB gene encoding peptide-modifying radical SAM enzyme CbpB, which encodes MSQPSSKAAPGGGRFFNTGMSPSLQPVDIGHRDYMAVVDPDTAFWALVRKEKLGQTLTGRAFMAAYEQKAQEFAQEMHRLRFGLKPSAVYFNPTERCNLNCAYCYIPSELRSHGEHMSKPRLLEALDRLKAHFRATLPEGTRPQIIFHGAEPMLNREAMFAGIERYRGDFRFGVQTNATLLDDEAISFLMDNGVGVGISLDGHSAVVADRARVTWGGDGVSRQVNAVMEKLRGYSAFNVICTVTSLNIRSLPKIVEYFHSREVSTCLLNMVRCTLPGAREIKPDEDEAAKWFVKALERSHELYAKTGRKLVVANFANILLAVMAPTARRLMCDISPCGGGRCFFALAPSGDIFPCSEFIGLPDYKGGNLFSDSLDDVLQSKPFLAVTGRKVEDIEDCARCAIRHFCGSPCPAEAAEMNGGMEKKGAFCRFYEEQVRYAFRLIADGRADDFLWEGWDDGVETKFDLTSV
- the uvrC gene encoding excinuclease ABC subunit UvrC encodes the protein MFEFVPKDFPTDPGVYLMKNAQGKVLYVGKAVNLRSRLSSYFRGEVPHPKTRALVARIAGVDVLVTATEKEALLLEASLIKKHRPRYNIVLRDDKSHILFKLDKTHDFPKIAFTRRVVRDGSTYFGPFTSAQAARKTWRELNKLFPLRKCRDASFSNRVRPCLYHFIGQCLAPCVGNISKEDYAVLVRRVEAFLSGRSGDVLKRVEREMLEASEALLFERAAELRDLLTAMRATVEGQAAVLPNHADLDAISVFAAGGGMGLSVLFVRQGRLLDRANFFWPDFSEDELPEALPSFLTQYYRPESFIPARVLLPARLIAVMGEQDVSMAAEVLAERRGGKVVVTAPRSAEEERLLEIAAANAARAVSEARDKGSEESMPALIGRKLQVGREIGRIEVVDVSHLGGKGMRVGMVVYEDGRLAKDSYRQYAMPELEGTGDDYAALARWVERRIDSGEPWADLVLIDGGKGQLAAVERALAQAGLPHLWELASIAKAGHTKTDMEERVFRPGRKNHLPLRPGSKELLFLQRLRDEVHRFVIGRQRQARKKTALKSEILAIPGVGPKTAKLLWDRFGTLDAMRRATLAEIESIPGFGGKKAKTVYESLHS
- the cbpA gene encoding modified peptide precursor CbpA; the encoded protein is MKKNGKKDVIAFRKSCKADGTGLSHYILMDPKK
- the lysA gene encoding diaminopimelate decarboxylase produces the protein MNFFEYKDGQLFAEGVPAAELAKQYGTPLYVYSAATLRRHFKAFDSAFDGLPHITCYSVKANSNLSLLGLLKDCGAGMDIVSGGELHRALAAGVPASKIVYSGVGKREAEMRQALAADILMFNVESMGELERLSAVASDMGKTARISLRINPDVDPKTHPYISTGLKKNKFGMDIEQSLAAYSKAVTLPNIEPVGIDCHIGSQLTTLEPFMEALDRIIRFYDRLKAMGIRIEYLDLGGGLGITYNEEEPPHPAEFGKALTGVLKDHPMTLILEPGRVIAGNSGILLTEVVYTKKTPSKDFIIVDAAMNDLVRPSLYGSFHGIKEVTPKGRQVLNVDVVGPICESGDFLARDRDIPAVESGELLAVFSAGAYGFTMSSNYNSRPRAAEVLVDGDEVILARKRETYDDLIALEKGE
- the mutS gene encoding DNA mismatch repair protein MutS, encoding MSTVKLTPMLEQYLSIKGEYPDCLLMYRMGDFYELFFEDAEVAARELQIALTSRDKNSDSPVPMCGVPHHAMTGYVSQLLEKGYKVAICDQVEDPRQAKGLVKREVTRVLTPGTVVDDINLQAKENNYLAALFWEPDERAGGLAWIEFSTGEWEGLFSRDEAQLWQWVEKIHPKELLLPDMKAPPRHLPELGIQITNYPHKPHFDLGAATQRVLEAQDVASLDALDVSDKPQLVRAMGAILSYLAQTQKQELGHLSSFRPVNLSRHLLIDEVTERNLEIFRRLDGRKGQGTLWHVLDRTTTPMGGRLLETRLRQPWVDMEPILANQEAVRFFFKEDILRESVRDALDDVYDLERLSTRIFLGRATPKDFLALRHSLTALPKLYRRLTADGLDEGAFTLEKPKALADILAAWDSLEDIRDLLLSALADTPPAVITEGGLFRAGYDPKLDELMELTEHGEGKLKELLEEEQQANALPRLKLGYNRVFGYYFELTRASDKVPDHFVRRQTLANAERYITPALKELEDKLLSASERRKDLEYRLFGELRETVAKAQTRFKSMASALASLDYWQALADAARRFEWTRPTLHTGLDITIQAGRHPAVEAVQGAANYIPSDLHLTGDTRLLLITGPNMAGKSTVLRQVAILSLLAQIGSYVPAAKAHLGLTDRIFSRVGASDNLAQGQSTFMVEMMETARILRQATKKSLVILDEIGRGTSTFDGLALAWAVVEELCGRGRKPDSKDQGGIRTLFATHYHELTQLEGKLQGLRNVNIAVKEWRGDIIFLRRLVPGPSDRSYGIEVARLAGVPAKVVQRAKDVLAGLEKKARDAKNFAPAPLPTCQTLLPGLPGKDAPAQEAPRQEHQLLVELKNLKLDRITPLEALNILGDWKSKWSGDTNTQGD